The following proteins come from a genomic window of Dreissena polymorpha isolate Duluth1 chromosome 1, UMN_Dpol_1.0, whole genome shotgun sequence:
- the LOC127838227 gene encoding uncharacterized protein LOC127838227, with protein MKAFVLSVLFVSVLGLCECCKCAVRPNLDLGCGSDFIIETKVKSELRDPADPEDFYGFYYKINKPSYANIYKFNYLSDVSSANKARVYTSGSTASCGVHLEDGKTYILSGSVNKDKQRMEINSCSSWVEETGQISPESQKLLMQFQQESVKCPMGA; from the exons ATGAAAGCATTCGTGTTAAGTGTTCTGTTTGTAAGTGTTTTAGGTCTGTGTGAATGCTGTAAGTGCGCTGTAAGGCCCAATTTGGATCTGGGCTGTGGATCAGATTTTA TAATTGAGACCAAAGTGAAAAGTGAACTTCGAGATCCGGCGGATCCCGAAGATTTTTACGGTTTCTACTATAAGATTAACAAACCAAGCTATGCAAATATATACAAG TTCAATTACCTGTCTGACGTTTCATCGGCGAACAAAGCGAGAGTATACACAAGTGGGAGTACCGCATCGTGCGGCGTCCATTTAGAAGACGGAAAGACGTACATCCTGTCAG GGAGTGTCAATAAAGATAAGCAGCGCATGGAAATCAACTCGTGTTCATCTTGGGTGGAGGAGACGGGTCAAATCAGTCCAGAGTCCCAGAAGTTGTTGATGCAGTTTCAACAAGAAAGCGTTAAATGTCCAATGGGAGCTTAA
- the LOC127838238 gene encoding uncharacterized protein LOC127838238, whose amino-acid sequence MKSLVISVLFVSVLGLCECCKCAVRPDLDLGCGSDFIIKTKVTSKLRNPAVPNDFDGFYYSINQPSYVNTYKFNFRSDVSAANKARVYTSESTASCGVFLKRGKTYILSGSVNKEKQRMEINSCSSWVRESSQISPESRQLLMQFKQGTVVCPEQN is encoded by the exons ATGAAATCATTAGTGATTAGTGTTCTGTTTGTAAGTGTTTTAGGTCTGTGTGAATGTTGTAAATGCGCTGTAAGGCCCGATTTGGATCTGGGCTGTGGATCAGATTTCA TAATCAAGACCAAAGTGACAAGTAAACTTCGAAATCCTGCGGTTCCCAACGATTTTGACGGTTTTTACTATTCGATTAACCAACCATCTTATGTTAATACATACAAG TTCAATTTCCGATCTGATGTATCTGCGGCGAACAAAGCGAGAGTATACACAAGTGAGAGTACCGCATCGtgcggtgtctttttaaaaaggGGAAAGACGTACATCCTGTCAG GGAGTGTCAATAAAGAAAAGCAGCGCATGGAAATCAATTCCTGTTCATCTTGGGTGCGGGAGTCGAGTCAAATCAGTCCAGAGTCCCGGCAGCTGTTGATGCAGTTTAAACAAGGAACCGTAGTATGCCCGGAGCAAAATTAA